Within Dysosmobacter sp. Marseille-Q4140, the genomic segment GCTCTCTCCTGCCATGGCACAGTTTTTCCAGCCGGTGCAAAAGAGCTGTACCGACCGGGGCGTCACCATAGAGGTGGCCGCCGTCCGGGTGGAGGGCGACACAGCCCAGGCGTATATCACTCTCACCGGCGGACCCGTGGACGAGACCACGGACCTCTTCGACAGCTGGTCCTTTCACCTGCCCTTTGACCAGAGCGGCCGGTGCGAGCGCCTGAGCTGGGACCCGGAGACCGGTACGATCACCTTTCTCTGCACCGTTCAGACCCTGGATGGATCCCCCATTCCCACCGGCGAAAAAATGACCTTCTCGGTCCGGCAGCTGCTGACCGGGAAGGAGACCCTGGAAAACGCGGCGGTGGAACTGGAACTTGCAGCGTTCACTGCGGAGGCGGAGACGGTCCCCGTGGGCGGACCGGAGAATGCCTATTTCTGCACCGGCGGAAGCGGCGAGGCGGGTATGACGGACAGCGCGCCCATGCTGCTTCCGGGCCCGGCGCTGGCGGAGCCCGCCCCGGGTCTGACCATCACCGCCGCCGGATATTCTCAAGGGCAGTTCCACGTTCAGCTGTGCCGGGGCAATGCTGCCCGGCTGGACAACCACGCCTGGCTGTGGCTGGAAGCGGAGGACGGCACCCGGCTGGAGCCTCTGTACAGCGCTTCTTTCGCAGCTCCCAGTCCGGCGCAGCGGCAGGATTACACCCAGTTTATCTTTGACGTTTCACCGGAAGAACTGGCGCAGTACACCCTCCGCGGCGACTTCCATACCGCCTCCGCCCTGACCGAGGGCCTCTGGCAGGTGACCTTTCCCCTGGAGGATAAATCTTAACAGTTTTTAACAAAAAAAGCGCCCGGAGAGTTTCTCCGGGCGCTTGCCATTTTCCGGAATGGTGGTATGATGTTAGGCAGTACGAACAACGGAGGTATCCATCATGCTGGATATGCTGGAATTTTTGAAAAATGAGGGTGTGGACGCCGGGCTCATCGAGCAGGTGGCGGCCTTCCGGGCCCAGTTCCCGCCGGAGGAAAGCCTGCGGCGCCGGGTGCCGGATCCCCGGTATCTCTATTACGGCAAGGACATCTGGGAGGAGGCCATCACCGCGCTGCTGTGCGGGGAGAACCTGCTG encodes:
- a CDS encoding DUF4179 domain-containing protein encodes the protein MNFSEVYTHMNEPLLPSPALVERTLAKVQRRRRPWRRAAAAALAAALLLVTPTLAVRTEGGYELLYQLSPAMAQFFQPVQKSCTDRGVTIEVAAVRVEGDTAQAYITLTGGPVDETTDLFDSWSFHLPFDQSGRCERLSWDPETGTITFLCTVQTLDGSPIPTGEKMTFSVRQLLTGKETLENAAVELELAAFTAEAETVPVGGPENAYFCTGGSGEAGMTDSAPMLLPGPALAEPAPGLTITAAGYSQGQFHVQLCRGNAARLDNHAWLWLEAEDGTRLEPLYSASFAAPSPAQRQDYTQFIFDVSPEELAQYTLRGDFHTASALTEGLWQVTFPLEDKS